A single Plasmodium yoelii strain 17X genome assembly, chromosome: 10 DNA region contains:
- a CDS encoding exosome complex component RRP41, putative, whose translation MPPLEYINEEGYRLDGRKCNEYRLIKINMGNQNIFNDADGFAFYEIGNTKILSYIQGPTELKKTDDKCSIKCDVFLSPFNVYDKRKKKTKDNITNEISAYIRNICENIILLDLYKNSEINIFLYIIERDGGIKHAAINTCILALIDAGIAIKYFISACSVLYLQNKIIVDGNQLEINSGSPELTMVIELNTHKIILLEFDAEIPIDIFESMVQTCIDSCINIGRVMKLTVKENAIGLLCLNNLLTN comes from the coding sequence ATGCCACCTCtagaatatattaatgagGAGGGTTATCGACTTGATGGGAGAAAATGTAACGAATAtagattaataaaaataaatatgggAAATcagaatatatttaatgatgCAGACGGTTTTGCATTTTATGAGATTGggaatacaaaaatattatcatatattcAAGGACCAACAGAACTAAAAAAAACAGATGATAAGTGTTCAATAAAATGTGATGTTTTTTTATCACCATTTAATGTATATgataaaaggaaaaaaaaaacaaaagataaTATAACAAATGAAATAAGTGCATATATAAGAAATATttgtgaaaatattatattattagatttatataaaaattctgaaattaatatttttttatatataattgaaagAGATGGAGGTATAAAACATGCTGCAATTAATACATGTATATTAGCATTAATTGATGCTGGTATTgcaattaaatattttatatcagCATGCTCAGTTTTATATttgcaaaataaaataatagtagATGGTAATCAATTGGAAATTAACTCAGGATCTCCTGAATTAACAATGGTTATTGAATTAAATACacacaaaattattttattagaaTTTGATGCTGAAATTCCCATTGATATTTTCGAATCAATGGTCCAGACATGTATTGATAGTTGTATTAACATAGGTAGAGTTATGAAGTTAACTGTTAAAGAAAATGCCATAGGATTATTatgtttaaataatttattgactaattaa